The genomic DNA CTACTGGCTTCTTCCTTCCAAGCTTCGGCTTGGTTGAGCAGGTGCTGTTCTACGGCTCGATACTTTTCTCGGCGGTAGTCACCGCCAATATACTTGCCTTCGGCATCAGAGAAGATAGGGCAGTAATGTTGCAGATGATAGGGGCGGCCTTGTGGGTGGTCACCACAGCATGGTTGTACATGGTCTTCCCCTTCAACTTCTCCCACTTCGCCGATGTAGTGCCCACGCCTCTCCAGTTCCTCGTAACTTGGCTCACAAACGACATTGCGCGAATCATCTGGGCTCTGATCGTGATAGGATCAGTCGCATTCATCCCATTCCTCGTTCTTCAGCTAAGAGGAGCACGCCGCCGAATCCGCGAGCAGGAAAAAACATAGAGCGAAAAAAGAAGGAATGAAGCAGAGACTTGCGAGGTTGCCTAGTGCTGACTACAGGTATCGGCCGTCAATAGCTGTTTGGCGAGAAGATGCGGTGTCGCTTCACCTAGAATCTCTTATTTAACAGATAGCCACTATATTCTCTATGGTCTCTAGTGTATCAATGGATCGCTTGGAGAAGAAGAGCTTCACCAAGCCTGATGAGGTTCATACATCTGTAAGCACAAAAACTGAGACAGTAAGCCTCGGAGGCGTTCCGGTGGCGAAAATCACCTTCGAACCCGGCTGGAAATCAAAGCGACAAGGAGCAACGGAGTCCTGTCAAATGCGTCACTTCGGGTATCAGGAGAAGGGTA from Nitrososphaerota archaeon includes the following:
- a CDS encoding cupin domain-containing protein; this translates as MVSSVSMDRLEKKSFTKPDEVHTSVSTKTETVSLGGVPVAKITFEPGWKSKRQGATESCQMRHFGYQEKGRLHVVSDDGKEMDIEPGDLVDIPPGHNGWVVGDEEAVFYDFGQLRREKK